In Hyphomicrobiales bacterium, a single window of DNA contains:
- a CDS encoding methyltransferase domain-containing protein has translation MTQTPAMQFNDGAAYERLMGRWSRKVGADFLSWIAVPPGQSWLDVGCGNGAFTEEIVARAVPSAVTGVDPSPGQIAYAKTRACAALAQFDIGDAQQLPFKDALFDAGVMALVIAFLADPLKGAKELKRVVKPGGIAATYMWDLPGGGVPTSPFYKTLKGMGLDVPHPQSAEISRQQALEHLWRDAGFHEVETTPLTITVRFTDFDDFWESNNQPVGPQAERLRNLSDAQRQELQKRLKESLLPGPDGSIAYQAVANAVKGKV, from the coding sequence ATGACACAGACTCCTGCGATGCAATTCAATGATGGTGCGGCCTACGAACGGCTGATGGGCCGTTGGAGCCGCAAAGTGGGCGCGGATTTCCTCTCATGGATCGCCGTGCCGCCCGGCCAGTCGTGGCTCGATGTTGGCTGTGGCAACGGCGCTTTCACGGAGGAGATCGTGGCGCGCGCGGTGCCGTCCGCGGTGACGGGCGTTGATCCGTCGCCGGGGCAGATCGCCTATGCCAAGACCCGGGCCTGCGCCGCGCTGGCGCAATTCGACATCGGTGATGCCCAACAGCTTCCGTTCAAGGACGCCCTGTTTGATGCGGGCGTGATGGCGCTGGTCATTGCCTTCCTTGCCGATCCGCTGAAGGGGGCGAAGGAATTGAAACGCGTGGTGAAGCCGGGTGGGATCGCCGCCACCTACATGTGGGATTTGCCGGGAGGCGGGGTGCCCACCTCTCCATTCTACAAGACGCTGAAGGGCATGGGCCTGGACGTGCCGCATCCGCAAAGTGCCGAAATCTCCCGGCAGCAGGCACTTGAGCATTTGTGGAGAGACGCTGGTTTTCACGAGGTCGAGACAACGCCGCTCACCATCACCGTGCGTTTCACCGATTTTGACGACTTCTGGGAGTCCAACAACCAGCCCGTCGGCCCGCAAGCCGAGCGGTTGCGCAATCTCTCCGACGCGCAAAGGCAGGAATTGCAGAAGCGGCTGAAGGAAAGCCTTCTCCCTGGCCCGGATGGCAGCATCGCATATCAAGCCGTGGCGAACGCGGTGAAGGGGAAGGTGTGA
- a CDS encoding DUF4892 domain-containing protein yields MLRLTLASALVALSFAIPAWADNAEFDATLAKDAAKSADSALVGRYEGAFIVGQTKKAFDELTLPNGPAQGEEYADDKKFTSTMTVQGRVTRTLYVAPQGRSSLEVFANYVEDLKAKGFTIAYECAKEACGPSFKLLSYNWNNKASLVVSEEADTLRGMASQAMFDSVIDPRYALLKSGEAGNETYVSVLAAQNQGGSFGDMSQALQDRVGVLLQIVEPKAREQKIVTLSADEIGADLANAGRVVLYGIFFDFDKAVIKAESQEQIDQMVAYLDGNPDVKVYVTGHTDNQGGLDYNLKLSGARAIALTKALAKAGVDAKRMTPKAVGPLAPLASNDEEEGRAKNRRVELVKQ; encoded by the coding sequence ATGTTGCGACTGACCTTGGCAAGTGCGCTGGTGGCCCTTTCGTTTGCCATTCCGGCGTGGGCCGACAATGCGGAATTCGATGCGACGCTGGCAAAGGATGCGGCCAAATCCGCCGACAGTGCGCTGGTGGGGCGCTATGAGGGTGCCTTCATCGTCGGACAGACGAAAAAGGCCTTCGACGAACTGACCCTGCCGAACGGTCCGGCGCAGGGCGAAGAATATGCCGATGACAAGAAGTTCACATCAACGATGACCGTGCAGGGCCGCGTGACGCGCACCCTTTATGTGGCGCCCCAGGGCCGCTCGTCGCTGGAGGTCTTCGCCAACTATGTGGAGGACCTCAAGGCGAAGGGCTTCACGATCGCCTATGAATGCGCCAAGGAGGCCTGCGGGCCGAGCTTCAAGCTGCTCAGTTACAACTGGAACAACAAGGCTTCGCTCGTGGTCTCGGAAGAGGCTGATACGCTGCGCGGGATGGCCTCGCAGGCGATGTTCGATTCCGTGATCGACCCGCGCTATGCGCTGCTGAAATCGGGCGAGGCGGGCAACGAAACCTATGTCTCCGTCCTGGCGGCGCAGAACCAGGGGGGCAGTTTCGGTGACATGTCGCAGGCCCTGCAGGACCGCGTGGGCGTGCTGTTGCAGATCGTCGAGCCGAAAGCGCGCGAGCAGAAGATCGTGACACTGTCGGCCGATGAAATCGGTGCGGACCTCGCCAACGCCGGCCGCGTGGTGCTCTATGGCATCTTCTTCGATTTCGACAAGGCGGTCATCAAAGCCGAGAGCCAAGAGCAGATCGACCAGATGGTCGCCTATCTCGACGGCAATCCGGATGTAAAGGTCTACGTCACGGGCCACACCGACAACCAGGGTGGTCTCGACTACAATCTCAAGCTCTCCGGGGCGCGCGCCATTGCGCTCACCAAGGCGCTGGCGAAAGCGGGGGTGGATGCCAAGCGCATGACGCCCAAGGCCGTGGGGCCGTTGGCGCCGCTCGCCTCCAATGACGAGGAAGAGGGACGCGCCAAGAACCGCCGCGTGGAACTCGTGAAGCAGTAG
- a CDS encoding cytochrome-c peroxidase has protein sequence MKLKTFAIALIAGVAISSAALAADDLRAKATEAFKPLPSTIPSVKDNPITPEKIALGKALFFDTRMSKSGVFSCNSCHNLATGGDDNLETSIGHGWQKGPRNAPTALNAVLNEAQFWDGRAEDLKAQAKGPVQAGVEMANTADQVVATLKSMPAYGEGFKAAFPGEADPVSFDNFAKAIEAFEATLITPAPFDAYLNGDDAALSDEQKAGMALFIDKGCSSCHNGVNVGGHGYYPFGVVEKPGGDVLPAKDKGRFQVTKTADDSYVFRAAPLRNIALTAPYFHSGKVWDLKQAVGIMGSSQLGAELSDDEETKIVAFLGALTGKLPDVTLPVLPAETADTPRPTGEVK, from the coding sequence ATGAAACTCAAGACATTCGCAATCGCCCTCATCGCGGGGGTGGCCATCTCTTCGGCTGCGCTGGCGGCCGACGATCTCCGGGCCAAGGCCACGGAAGCCTTCAAGCCGCTTCCCTCCACCATCCCCAGCGTGAAGGACAACCCGATCACGCCGGAAAAGATCGCGCTCGGCAAGGCTCTGTTCTTTGATACCCGCATGTCGAAATCGGGCGTGTTCTCGTGCAACTCCTGTCACAACCTCGCAACAGGTGGCGACGACAACCTCGAAACGTCCATCGGCCACGGCTGGCAGAAGGGCCCGCGCAACGCGCCGACGGCGCTCAACGCCGTGCTCAATGAAGCACAGTTCTGGGATGGCCGCGCCGAAGACCTGAAGGCCCAGGCCAAGGGTCCGGTGCAGGCCGGTGTTGAAATGGCCAACACCGCCGACCAGGTGGTCGCGACACTCAAGTCCATGCCCGCCTATGGCGAAGGCTTCAAGGCCGCTTTCCCCGGCGAAGCGGACCCTGTGAGCTTCGACAATTTCGCCAAGGCAATCGAGGCGTTCGAAGCGACGCTGATCACACCCGCGCCGTTCGACGCCTATCTGAACGGCGACGACGCCGCACTCTCGGACGAGCAGAAGGCCGGCATGGCCTTGTTCATCGACAAGGGGTGCTCGTCTTGCCACAACGGCGTGAACGTGGGTGGCCATGGCTACTATCCGTTCGGTGTCGTCGAGAAGCCCGGTGGTGATGTGCTGCCGGCCAAGGACAAGGGCCGTTTCCAGGTGACCAAGACGGCGGACGACTCCTACGTCTTCCGCGCCGCACCGCTGCGCAACATTGCGCTCACCGCGCCTTACTTCCACTCCGGCAAGGTGTGGGATCTGAAGCAGGCCGTGGGCATCATGGGTTCCTCGCAGCTTGGTGCTGAACTGAGCGACGACGAAGAAACCAAGATCGTGGCCTTCCTCGGCGCGCTTACCGGCAAGCTGCCGGACGTCACGCTGCCAGTGCTGCCGGCAGAAACGGCCGACACGCCGCGGCCCACCGGTGAAGTGAAGTAG